In one Agathobacter rectalis ATCC 33656 genomic region, the following are encoded:
- a CDS encoding ABC transporter permease, with protein sequence MLENIRLSFRGIWSHKMRSFLTMLGIIIGIAAIIAIVSTIQGTNEQIEKNLIGSGSNNVKVTLQKDGYDMDLSYETAPAGVTEVSAATLDSIKELDHVKNAALYRTRQASNAVYYLNTALSGGNITGVDDGYFDTASYVVMKGRGFSKNDYANARRVALIDESVESSLFSGESALGKTVEIQGYPFTVVGVVTEKDSYDLVINSMDDYYMYAHDDSQGNVFVPSGTWPVIFGYDEPQNLLLKADSTDTMATVGKAAEEILNSNLNVTDGSDVTYKAQDLQEQAKQIQQLSQSTNMMLIWIAGISLLVGGIGVMNIMLVSVTERTSEIGLKKAIGAGKGAILGQFLTEAVVLTSLGGLVGVLVGVILSKVISMLNGTPTAISPAAAILAVLFSMAIGIIFGMLPSYKAANLNPIDALRHE encoded by the coding sequence ATGCTTGAAAATATTAGATTGTCCTTTAGGGGAATCTGGTCACATAAGATGCGTTCGTTTCTGACCATGCTTGGAATCATCATCGGAATTGCAGCAATTATTGCGATTGTTTCCACAATTCAGGGCACAAACGAACAGATAGAAAAGAACCTCATAGGTTCGGGAAGTAATAACGTAAAGGTCACACTGCAGAAGGATGGCTATGATATGGATTTATCATATGAAACAGCGCCGGCGGGAGTGACTGAGGTATCGGCTGCCACACTTGACAGCATAAAGGAGCTCGACCATGTGAAAAATGCAGCTCTTTACCGTACAAGACAGGCTTCCAATGCAGTCTATTATCTGAACACGGCGCTTTCGGGCGGCAATATAACAGGTGTCGATGACGGATATTTCGATACTGCAAGCTATGTAGTCATGAAGGGCAGAGGCTTCTCAAAGAATGACTATGCAAATGCACGCAGGGTGGCTCTTATTGATGAGAGCGTGGAGAGCAGCCTGTTTTCAGGAGAGAGCGCACTCGGCAAGACAGTAGAGATACAGGGATATCCGTTTACAGTAGTCGGTGTAGTCACGGAAAAGGACAGCTATGACCTGGTAATAAACTCAATGGATGATTACTATATGTATGCCCATGATGACAGCCAGGGCAATGTATTTGTGCCAAGCGGAACATGGCCGGTTATATTTGGTTATGATGAGCCGCAGAACCTTTTGCTTAAGGCAGACAGCACGGATACCATGGCTACAGTGGGAAAGGCTGCTGAGGAGATACTTAACAGTAATTTAAATGTCACAGACGGCTCTGATGTGACCTACAAGGCACAGGATTTACAGGAGCAGGCAAAGCAAATACAGCAGCTCAGCCAGTCAACCAACATGATGCTCATCTGGATTGCCGGAATATCACTGCTAGTCGGTGGTATCGGTGTCATGAATATCATGCTTGTGTCAGTCACAGAGCGTACCTCGGAGATAGGACTTAAAAAAGCAATCGGAGCAGGAAAGGGAGCAATACTTGGACAGTTCCTCACAGAGGCAGTTGTTCTCACAAGTCTTGGAGGTTTGGTCGGAGTGCTGGTCGGAGTGATACTCTCTAAGGTCATCTCAATGCTAAACGGCACGCCGACAGCGATAAGTCCGGCAGCAGCTATACTTGCGGTGCTTTTTTCCATGGCAATCGGAATCATATTCGGTATGCTTCCTTCATACAAGGCAGCGAACCTGAACCCTATTGACGCACTGCGCCATGAGTAA
- a CDS encoding biotin/lipoyl-binding protein → MKKKKRIKIIIIAVLVVAVAAGSITGVVYYRNSKGLASVMSVSMISTTNDYTSMTSEGMVCDDACQTINLKDGQKVTEVYVTKDQQVKAGDKLLAYDVTSLSLSVEMKQLEIQSLENQLASEKQKLDKLKNTKPVEKQPESPVTPEPQPDTQPDAPEQKPDEEHDVISDLSEAKGIGTEDDPYAFTCTEASYVSGELLNTLADKSAVARFVIGDANAPDMELIVRGDRLGGYDESDEIKLFLAGTTTAGDASDDTAGSESSDTKTASATEQTAQTEADTAAEEKTYTADELKDAIKEQTRSVADVDLQKRIAQANLKELQSELEDGVVYAKKDGIVTTVCDPANPPKDGTPFLQLSGASGLYISGTIGELDLDTVKIGQSVSAVNYMTGDTYEGTISEISNVPSDSVNYYGDSNPNSSFYEYTAYIENPQNLKKGDSLELTIDTSSEGSDSGLYIDKSYVRTENGQSYIYKDDNGKLKKQSVKTGKSLWGSYVEIKSGLTNDDYIAFPYGVREGEKTKVSEDGMY, encoded by the coding sequence ATGAAAAAGAAAAAGAGAATTAAGATCATTATAATAGCTGTCCTTGTAGTTGCAGTTGCAGCGGGAAGCATCACAGGAGTTGTTTATTACAGGAACTCCAAGGGGCTTGCTTCCGTCATGAGTGTTTCAATGATCAGCACGACAAACGACTACACATCCATGACCAGTGAGGGAATGGTGTGTGATGATGCATGTCAGACAATCAATTTAAAGGATGGACAGAAGGTGACAGAGGTTTATGTCACAAAGGATCAGCAGGTAAAGGCCGGAGATAAGCTCCTTGCATATGATGTGACGAGTCTTTCCCTCTCGGTTGAGATGAAGCAGCTTGAGATACAGAGTCTTGAGAACCAGCTTGCATCGGAAAAGCAGAAGCTTGACAAGCTAAAGAACACTAAACCGGTTGAAAAGCAGCCCGAGTCTCCTGTTACACCTGAGCCACAGCCTGATACACAGCCGGATGCCCCTGAGCAAAAGCCTGATGAAGAGCATGATGTGATATCTGATTTGTCAGAGGCCAAAGGAATCGGTACAGAGGACGATCCTTATGCATTTACATGCACAGAGGCTTCATATGTATCGGGAGAGCTTTTGAATACACTCGCTGATAAAAGCGCTGTAGCACGGTTTGTAATAGGAGATGCGAATGCACCTGATATGGAGCTTATCGTAAGAGGAGATAGGCTTGGCGGCTATGATGAAAGCGATGAGATAAAGCTTTTCCTTGCAGGCACAACTACAGCAGGAGATGCGTCTGATGATACAGCAGGAAGTGAGTCGTCAGATACCAAAACAGCCAGTGCCACAGAACAGACCGCACAGACAGAAGCTGATACCGCGGCAGAAGAAAAGACATACACTGCAGATGAGCTTAAGGATGCCATAAAGGAGCAGACCAGAAGTGTTGCCGATGTTGATTTACAAAAGAGAATTGCACAGGCCAATTTAAAGGAACTGCAGAGCGAGCTTGAGGATGGCGTGGTATATGCAAAGAAGGATGGAATTGTGACAACAGTCTGTGATCCTGCCAATCCACCGAAGGACGGTACACCTTTCCTGCAGCTTTCGGGAGCATCAGGACTGTATATCAGCGGAACAATCGGTGAGCTGGATCTGGATACGGTAAAAATAGGACAGAGCGTATCAGCAGTCAACTACATGACAGGTGATACCTATGAGGGCACAATATCCGAGATAAGCAATGTGCCGTCAGACAGCGTAAACTATTATGGAGACAGCAATCCAAACTCCTCATTCTATGAGTACACCGCGTACATTGAGAATCCGCAGAATCTCAAAAAGGGCGATTCACTTGAGTTGACCATAGATACATCATCGGAGGGCTCTGACAGCGGACTATATATCGACAAGTCATATGTCAGAACAGAGAACGGACAGTCATATATATACAAGGATGACAACGGAAAGCTCAAAAAACAGTCTGTCAAAACAGGCAAGTCGCTCTGGGGCTCATATGTGGAGATAAAGTCAGGTCTGACAAATGATGACTATATCGCATTCCCGTATGGAGTCAGGGAGGGCGAGAAAACCAAGGTGTCGGAAGATGGTATGTATTAG
- a CDS encoding ABC transporter ATP-binding protein, translating into MILELQHIYKNYDQDKLVVPVLKDVSLQIEEGEYVAIMGPSGSGKTTLMNIVGCLDLPTSGTYILDGRPVSELKEKELTRVRRDTIGFVFQNFQLMPRECALDNVCLPLIYAGVSKKDRRQMGMEALERVGLSDRADFRPTQLSGGQKQRVAIARAMVNHPKLLLADEPTGALDSKSGKQVLELFESLNESGVTVVVITHDRKVAEQAKRIVHIIDGEITEEGQEAGNEKEKEN; encoded by the coding sequence ATGATTCTAGAACTCCAGCATATTTATAAAAACTATGACCAGGATAAGCTCGTGGTGCCGGTTTTAAAGGATGTCTCACTCCAGATTGAGGAGGGAGAGTACGTGGCAATCATGGGGCCGTCGGGCTCCGGCAAGACCACTCTCATGAATATAGTGGGTTGTCTTGATCTGCCAACATCGGGCACATATATACTTGACGGCAGACCTGTCAGTGAGCTTAAGGAAAAGGAGCTTACGAGAGTCAGACGGGATACAATTGGATTTGTATTTCAGAATTTCCAGCTCATGCCGAGAGAGTGTGCCTTGGACAATGTATGCCTGCCACTCATATATGCCGGTGTGAGCAAAAAGGACAGAAGGCAGATGGGTATGGAGGCATTAGAGCGTGTAGGGCTTTCAGACAGGGCTGATTTCAGGCCAACACAGCTTTCAGGAGGACAGAAGCAGAGAGTGGCGATAGCGAGAGCTATGGTCAATCATCCAAAGCTTCTGCTGGCGGATGAGCCTACGGGAGCTTTGGATTCAAAGTCAGGCAAGCAGGTGCTTGAGCTCTTTGAGAGCCTTAATGAGTCCGGTGTGACGGTTGTCGTGATTACACATGACAGAAAGGTAGCTGAGCAGGCAAAGCGCATCGTACACATCATAGACGGCGAGATAACAGAGGAAGGACAGGAGGCAGGTAATGAAAAAGAAAAAGAGAATTAA
- a CDS encoding efflux RND transporter periplasmic adaptor subunit has protein sequence MSKKKKIIISVIAVVLIIAVIVSAVVIAMTKGKNAAKASGVYANKVADVMYQAGSTDKYSGVVEAADTMDIKADSEKKVKDILVSEGDEVQVGTPLFTYDTKDLAAKKESATLELESLNNTLSGYDAQIEQLTKEKKEAPKDQQLDYTLQIQQAQTQQKQTQYDIATKKAEIEKYDESIKNATVNSTMIGVVKKINENQSADTADTAFMTIVATGDYRVKGTIDEQSFLNSGLAEGQAVIVRSRVDESKTWQGTISKVDTENTQTDNSNSGMYDDGSSEQKASKYNFYVQLTGTGDMLLGQHVYVEPDFGQTQVKDGIWIDESYVVKDGDDAYVWTLNKKDKLEKTKVELGDYDENLMMYEIKSGLTKDDYIVWASDDLYEGEPAQTWEEYVENGGGEESVYDDMGTEALDDQMLEGTEGGPVDDGTMDDGTMDEGAADATGSGDAEVQ, from the coding sequence ATGAGTAAAAAGAAAAAGATAATCATTTCAGTGATTGCAGTTGTGCTTATCATAGCAGTGATTGTGTCAGCTGTTGTCATTGCAATGACAAAGGGAAAGAATGCAGCAAAGGCATCGGGAGTCTATGCAAACAAGGTCGCTGATGTCATGTATCAGGCGGGAAGTACTGACAAGTACAGCGGTGTCGTGGAAGCAGCCGATACCATGGATATCAAGGCTGACAGTGAAAAAAAGGTAAAGGATATTCTTGTGTCAGAGGGGGATGAGGTACAGGTGGGTACACCTCTTTTTACCTATGATACAAAAGATCTTGCTGCGAAAAAGGAAAGCGCCACGCTTGAGCTTGAGAGCTTAAACAATACGCTTTCCGGCTATGATGCACAGATAGAGCAGCTCACCAAGGAAAAGAAGGAAGCGCCAAAGGATCAGCAGCTTGACTATACACTGCAGATTCAGCAGGCGCAGACACAGCAGAAGCAGACTCAGTACGATATTGCCACGAAGAAGGCAGAGATAGAAAAGTATGATGAGAGCATCAAAAATGCCACTGTAAACAGCACAATGATTGGTGTTGTAAAGAAAATCAATGAGAATCAGAGTGCAGACACAGCAGATACTGCATTTATGACAATCGTTGCCACCGGTGATTACAGGGTAAAGGGCACAATTGATGAGCAGAGCTTTTTAAACAGTGGACTCGCAGAGGGGCAGGCAGTTATAGTGCGCTCGAGAGTTGATGAGTCAAAGACATGGCAGGGTACCATCAGCAAGGTTGATACTGAGAATACTCAGACTGATAACAGCAATTCCGGCATGTATGATGATGGAAGCAGCGAGCAGAAGGCATCAAAGTACAACTTCTATGTGCAGCTTACAGGCACAGGCGACATGCTTTTAGGACAGCATGTATATGTGGAGCCGGATTTCGGACAGACGCAGGTAAAGGATGGTATTTGGATTGATGAGAGCTATGTCGTAAAGGATGGCGATGATGCATATGTATGGACACTTAATAAAAAGGATAAGCTTGAGAAGACAAAGGTTGAGCTTGGAGACTATGACGAGAATCTCATGATGTATGAAATCAAGTCAGGGCTTACAAAGGATGACTATATAGTATGGGCATCTGATGACCTTTATGAGGGTGAGCCGGCACAGACATGGGAAGAGTACGTTGAAAATGGCGGCGGTGAAGAGTCAGTCTATGACGATATGGGTACAGAAGCTCTTGATGACCAGATGCTTGAGGGCACTGAGGGCGGTCCTGTTGATGATGGCACAATGGACGATGGCACAATGGACGAAGGTGCTGCAGATGCCACCGGTTCAGGTGACGCGGAGGTACAGTAG
- a CDS encoding S8 family peptidase: MEIAFSEKISPQLSAALLSTPYELGKEGGLSSGYLPESDSWEVIVKYVGDIEKIKEKYPSVLITKLLGNYAVLVIEKSLVNTVALCDEIIYMEKPKQFNYDVYEGSQASCITPVHTNPYNLTGNGVLVGIIDSGIYYAHPAFIQDGESRIAYLWDQTVSDDSSHSDIIPFGTLYDRDTITKAINAENSLEMQRICPSIDISGHGTHVAGIAAGNGNGNEQNTKYRGVAYESTLIIVKLKTSGGASFPTTTQIMLAVDFCIRKSIDMNMPIAINLSFGTSNGSHSGTSLLEAYLDYIAGNYRCAVSVGSGNDGAGFGHANGSSYPADAELAIGYPEPSLSIDLWKKYWDEIQLRISAPNNDMLEIPDTITNQAKGFTYRYNLDGTDIYITGGGPSPYSPFQEIFIELMGSEYISPGIWKISLEPISVKDGSWDIWLPSGALRNAQTSFIHASPDITLTIPSTAQNVISVGAYDSRTNRTAAFSGRGYTWAFDSIKPDIIAPGVDIISCSNTGGYTSKTGTSMAAPFVTGAAALLMEWGIVRGNDLYMYGDKLKASLIKGAGENVFTAASRAVSENSSKNTKYPNPVTGWGTLCLLDSIP; the protein is encoded by the coding sequence ATGGAAATAGCATTTAGTGAGAAAATTTCTCCACAGCTGTCCGCCGCCCTGTTGTCCACCCCTTATGAGCTTGGAAAAGAGGGAGGGCTTTCAAGCGGCTATCTGCCGGAGAGTGATAGCTGGGAAGTGATAGTAAAATATGTCGGTGACATAGAAAAAATAAAAGAAAAGTATCCTTCTGTACTCATCACAAAGCTGCTCGGAAACTATGCGGTGCTCGTAATTGAGAAATCACTTGTAAATACCGTTGCCCTGTGCGATGAAATCATATATATGGAAAAGCCAAAGCAGTTTAACTACGATGTGTACGAGGGCTCTCAGGCCTCATGCATCACTCCCGTACACACCAATCCATATAATCTGACCGGAAATGGTGTGCTCGTAGGCATTATCGACTCCGGAATTTACTATGCCCATCCGGCTTTTATACAGGATGGTGAAAGCAGAATCGCCTATCTGTGGGACCAGACTGTTTCCGATGATTCCTCACACAGTGATATCATCCCTTTCGGCACCTTATATGACCGCGATACAATCACCAAAGCCATAAATGCAGAAAACAGCTTAGAAATGCAGCGTATCTGCCCAAGCATCGACATATCCGGGCACGGCACTCATGTGGCAGGAATCGCTGCCGGAAACGGTAATGGTAATGAACAAAACACAAAATACCGCGGTGTTGCTTATGAAAGCACTCTTATAATCGTAAAACTCAAAACCTCAGGCGGTGCCAGCTTTCCCACAACCACGCAGATTATGCTGGCAGTAGACTTTTGCATAAGAAAATCAATCGATATGAACATGCCTATCGCCATAAACCTAAGCTTTGGCACAAGCAACGGCTCGCACAGCGGCACCTCACTGCTTGAAGCATACCTGGACTATATAGCAGGAAACTACCGCTGCGCTGTCTCAGTCGGCTCAGGTAACGATGGAGCCGGCTTTGGTCATGCAAACGGCAGCTCGTATCCTGCCGATGCAGAGCTTGCGATAGGCTATCCTGAGCCGTCTCTTTCCATTGATTTATGGAAAAAATACTGGGATGAGATACAGCTGCGCATTAGTGCACCAAATAATGATATGCTTGAGATTCCCGATACAATTACCAATCAGGCAAAGGGCTTTACATACAGATACAATCTCGATGGGACAGACATATATATAACAGGCGGCGGTCCCTCTCCCTACTCTCCTTTTCAGGAAATATTCATTGAACTCATGGGATCGGAATACATCTCACCCGGCATCTGGAAAATATCACTTGAACCTATATCTGTAAAGGACGGCTCATGGGATATATGGCTGCCGTCAGGTGCTCTGCGCAATGCACAGACCTCATTTATCCATGCATCGCCTGATATCACCCTGACCATCCCCTCAACCGCTCAAAATGTCATATCTGTCGGAGCCTATGACAGCCGAACAAACCGCACAGCCGCCTTTTCCGGCCGAGGCTATACCTGGGCCTTTGACAGTATAAAGCCTGATATCATTGCGCCCGGTGTAGACATTATTTCATGCTCAAACACCGGAGGCTACACTTCAAAAACAGGGACATCTATGGCTGCACCGTTTGTGACCGGTGCGGCTGCACTTCTGATGGAATGGGGAATTGTGCGTGGAAATGACCTCTATATGTATGGCGACAAGCTTAAAGCTTCTCTCATAAAAGGTGCCGGTGAAAATGTATTTACAGCTGCCTCACGGGCTGTCTCTGAAAACAGCTCCAAAAACACAAAATACCCCAACCCTGTTACGGGCTGGGGTACATTGTGCTTACTGGATAGTATTCCTTAG
- a CDS encoding calcium/sodium antiporter: MIFVAILLLIAGFVALVKGADVFVDGAAALAGKFGIPQLVIGLTIVAMGTSLPEAAVSITAGIKGNAGITVGNIVGSNILNILIILGVTALITNVAIQKTTFKYEIPYMLLITAVLLVMGMTGNEITFIEGVILWILFIAYLLYLYILAKKGNDSGDEQSVKLYPVWKCLFFIVLGGVCVVIGSQFVVNGATTIARACGMSERFIGLTIVAFGTSLPELVTSVSAARKGNAGIAIGNIVGSNIFNILFVIGTVALICPVPFESRFVIDTVVAILCGVLLWGGTIRHKELRKPCGVVMLLCYAAYFVYLAAM, encoded by the coding sequence ATGATTTTTGTAGCAATTTTACTGCTTATAGCAGGCTTTGTAGCACTGGTGAAGGGCGCGGATGTGTTTGTGGATGGAGCGGCGGCGCTCGCCGGGAAATTTGGTATTCCGCAGCTTGTGATTGGACTGACAATTGTGGCGATGGGCACGTCGCTGCCGGAGGCGGCAGTCAGCATCACTGCAGGAATAAAGGGTAATGCGGGGATTACAGTCGGCAATATTGTCGGCAGCAATATACTAAATATCCTTATAATCCTGGGAGTGACGGCACTCATCACAAATGTAGCCATACAAAAAACCACCTTCAAATACGAGATACCGTACATGCTTCTTATCACAGCGGTGCTTCTCGTGATGGGAATGACAGGCAATGAAATCACATTCATTGAGGGTGTTATACTGTGGATTTTATTTATTGCATATCTGCTTTATTTGTATATTCTGGCAAAAAAGGGCAATGACAGCGGTGATGAGCAGTCGGTAAAGCTATATCCGGTATGGAAATGTCTGTTCTTTATTGTGCTGGGCGGTGTATGCGTCGTAATTGGAAGCCAGTTTGTCGTAAACGGTGCCACGACCATAGCAAGAGCCTGCGGCATGAGTGAGCGCTTTATCGGACTGACAATCGTTGCATTCGGCACATCTCTTCCGGAGCTTGTTACATCTGTTTCAGCAGCACGCAAGGGAAATGCCGGTATAGCGATTGGAAATATAGTTGGCAGCAATATTTTCAATATACTCTTTGTAATCGGAACAGTAGCTCTCATTTGTCCGGTACCGTTTGAGAGCAGGTTTGTGATTGATACAGTTGTGGCAATCCTGTGCGGTGTGCTCCTGTGGGGCGGTACGATAAGACATAAAGAGCTTAGAAAGCCATGTGGAGTGGTGATGCTGCTTTGCTATGCGGCATATTTTGTATATTTGGCAGCTATGTAA
- a CDS encoding sodium/proline symporter, which translates to MKTSEIIVFIVYLLCMLGIGIFFFVKNRNGGEKTYFLGGREMGPWVAALSAGASDMSAWVLMGLPTSIYALGLGQVWIPVGLAIGYTISWLLEAPRLRKFSIVANDSITIPQYLTNRFLSKSLALQVICAIVFLVAYTIYAASSVKACGTLFHTVIGMDPQIAMYLAAVVIVGYTFLGGFSAVCWTDFFQGMLVLGSMFIAPIFAAFMLDTSSMSSLPGGYLNPFSSWQDIVSGLAWGLGYFGMPHIIIRFMSIKSQKDLKKSAKIGITWTLLIVFFATLIGVIGRLFLGFDESINENSLVFIQIVRKIFPGVISGILLSAVLAASMSTADSQLLAASSAFSSDVYKPVIRKGKASDKEMMWTGRIVVLGISVAALIIASNPNAGSIMALVSNAWGIFGAAFGPAIMLSLFWKRFNFKGAVAGIITGAAVDILWYAFLTSTGIYELLPGFVLGLIAAVVVTLCTNEPSKEVYELFDKAQKFDE; encoded by the coding sequence ATGAAAACATCAGAAATTATTGTATTTATCGTCTATCTGCTGTGCATGCTGGGTATCGGTATCTTCTTCTTCGTGAAAAACAGAAACGGCGGAGAAAAGACCTACTTCCTCGGCGGACGTGAGATGGGACCATGGGTTGCGGCGCTGTCAGCCGGAGCCTCAGACATGAGTGCATGGGTACTCATGGGACTTCCTACTTCTATCTATGCACTGGGCTTAGGTCAGGTATGGATTCCTGTAGGACTTGCAATCGGCTACACTATAAGCTGGCTGCTAGAGGCCCCTAGACTGAGAAAATTCTCGATTGTAGCAAACGACTCCATCACCATTCCGCAGTATCTGACCAACAGATTCCTGTCCAAATCACTTGCACTGCAGGTGATTTGTGCAATTGTGTTTTTGGTTGCATACACTATTTATGCGGCATCGAGCGTAAAGGCATGTGGTACTCTTTTCCACACTGTAATAGGAATGGATCCACAGATTGCCATGTATCTTGCAGCAGTTGTCATCGTAGGCTATACCTTCCTCGGCGGCTTCTCGGCTGTATGCTGGACCGATTTTTTCCAGGGCATGCTCGTACTTGGTTCTATGTTTATAGCACCGATTTTTGCAGCATTTATGCTTGATACATCATCTATGTCATCACTCCCGGGCGGTTACTTAAATCCATTCTCAAGCTGGCAGGATATCGTGTCAGGACTGGCATGGGGACTTGGTTACTTTGGTATGCCACATATCATTATCAGATTCATGTCCATCAAATCACAGAAGGATTTGAAAAAATCAGCAAAAATCGGAATCACATGGACCTTGCTTATTGTATTTTTTGCAACCTTAATCGGAGTAATCGGAAGACTTTTCCTTGGCTTTGACGAATCAATCAATGAAAACTCTCTTGTTTTCATCCAGATTGTAAGAAAGATTTTCCCGGGTGTTATCTCAGGTATACTCCTCTCTGCAGTGCTTGCTGCTTCCATGAGCACCGCAGACAGCCAGCTGCTTGCTGCTTCATCTGCATTCTCGAGTGATGTGTACAAGCCTGTCATCAGAAAAGGCAAGGCAAGTGATAAAGAGATGATGTGGACCGGCCGTATTGTCGTTCTTGGAATCTCTGTTGCAGCACTCATCATCGCATCAAACCCTAATGCCGGCTCTATCATGGCACTTGTTTCCAATGCATGGGGTATCTTTGGAGCTGCCTTTGGACCTGCAATCATGCTCAGCCTCTTCTGGAAGCGCTTTAACTTCAAGGGTGCTGTTGCAGGAATCATAACAGGTGCTGCCGTTGATATATTGTGGTATGCATTCCTCACATCAACCGGAATCTACGAGCTGCTGCCGGGATTTGTTTTAGGACTTATCGCAGCCGTTGTTGTGACACTTTGCACAAATGAGCCTTCAAAAGAGGTTTATGAGCTCTTCGATAAGGCTCAAAAATTTGATGAGTAA